A region of Caballeronia insecticola DNA encodes the following proteins:
- a CDS encoding STAS domain-containing protein yields MANQYEVQGDVLIVSLEGALNSMNSAQVEAEIQRLLDQGSNDLLFDLGGLSYISSAGLRVVLIAAKRLKQSAGRLVLCGMHDQIREAFEISGFLNILNVTDTRAAALERFNQVA; encoded by the coding sequence GTGGCAAACCAGTACGAAGTCCAGGGCGACGTGCTCATCGTGAGCCTCGAAGGCGCGCTGAACAGCATGAACTCGGCGCAAGTCGAAGCCGAGATCCAACGCCTTCTCGATCAAGGCTCCAACGACCTGTTATTCGACCTCGGCGGGCTCAGCTATATCTCCAGCGCGGGATTGCGCGTCGTGTTGATCGCGGCGAAGCGTCTCAAGCAGTCCGCGGGACGGCTCGTTCTCTGCGGCATGCACGATCAGATCCGCGAGGCGTTCGAGATCAGCGGATTTCTCAACATTCTCAACGTCACCGACACGCGCGCAGCCGCGCTCGAACGCTTCAACCAGGTGGCGTGA
- a CDS encoding SpoIIE family protein phosphatase, which translates to MSDLTAALFARYNRVMRIAFVGVLIVACALVFLRYRLTLDSQIDGLSQRMQEQSIALDALVRSSTDAVNSMRIQGQTWLRLHPRGTAPSPLLDALRSGKEPGSIRLDTLPPPWTEADAGNLTGLVGARTPALDRELEMALSLNGTFKTIMANLPGATWVYYTSTHRFINIYPWVRSNDFFYADSLRQKDFFTGVLPANDSQRQIIWTPAYMDEAGKGLMVTASAGVYDGADFLGSVSLDLTLGWLNQFVRTWPEGLGTVFIVNDRDQLLAHPTLVLDGVQHVLPATEAFPEALRPNLHEILKDADGRLTLHGSYYIEAIGIAHAPFRVVLLVPRWNLVRVALGTGVPSVLLLVVALTMMLVVASRLTYNDAIVPAQKLVRYIQDEDRGSVKSIPDIPQAWRPWFLTIQNVFNAHTKLVSIQQELDVARRMQQSIVPTRFPSRPDLQMFARMIPAREVGGDFYDYFWLSDQKIGVVIADVSGKGVPAALFMAVARTLLRAIAPSAASPGACLALANDLLAQDNEATMFVTLFYGILDTATGELDYANGGHNPPYLIAPDGSISQLPGTGGMALGVIEGTPFAEGRTHLAAGTTLLLYTDGVTEAFNPADEEYGELRLAQHLAGAKGLDVEVLLKRLFDSVHQFADGAPQSDDITCLAIHYGPSGSTNV; encoded by the coding sequence ATGTCCGATCTGACAGCGGCTCTATTTGCCCGCTATAACCGCGTCATGCGGATCGCGTTCGTCGGCGTGTTGATCGTCGCGTGCGCGCTCGTTTTCCTGCGCTACAGACTGACGCTCGATTCACAGATCGACGGCCTCAGCCAGCGCATGCAGGAACAGTCGATCGCACTCGATGCGCTGGTGCGCAGCAGCACCGACGCCGTCAACTCGATGCGCATTCAGGGGCAAACGTGGTTGCGTCTGCATCCGCGGGGCACGGCGCCGTCGCCGTTGCTGGACGCGCTGCGTTCGGGCAAGGAGCCGGGCAGCATCCGGCTCGATACCTTGCCGCCGCCATGGACCGAAGCGGATGCGGGCAATCTGACCGGCCTCGTCGGCGCGCGTACGCCCGCGCTCGATCGCGAGCTGGAAATGGCGCTGAGCCTGAACGGCACGTTCAAGACCATCATGGCCAATCTGCCGGGCGCGACGTGGGTCTATTACACGTCGACGCACCGCTTCATCAATATCTATCCGTGGGTCAGATCGAACGATTTCTTTTATGCGGATTCGCTCAGGCAGAAGGATTTCTTCACGGGCGTGTTGCCCGCCAACGATTCGCAGCGGCAGATCATCTGGACGCCCGCTTACATGGATGAAGCGGGCAAGGGGCTGATGGTCACCGCATCGGCGGGGGTGTACGACGGCGCGGACTTCCTGGGCTCGGTTTCGCTCGATCTAACGCTGGGCTGGCTCAACCAGTTTGTACGGACCTGGCCGGAAGGTCTGGGGACGGTTTTCATCGTCAACGACCGGGACCAGTTGCTCGCGCATCCCACGCTCGTTCTCGACGGCGTGCAACACGTTCTGCCCGCGACCGAAGCGTTTCCCGAAGCACTGCGCCCCAATCTGCACGAGATCCTCAAAGACGCCGACGGACGCCTGACGCTGCACGGCAGCTATTACATCGAAGCCATCGGCATTGCGCATGCGCCGTTTCGCGTCGTGCTGCTGGTGCCGCGCTGGAATCTGGTGCGCGTGGCGCTGGGCACGGGCGTGCCGAGCGTGCTGCTGCTGGTCGTCGCGTTGACGATGATGCTCGTGGTCGCGAGCCGCCTCACGTACAACGACGCCATCGTGCCCGCGCAGAAGCTCGTGCGCTACATTCAGGACGAAGACCGCGGCTCGGTCAAATCGATTCCCGATATTCCGCAGGCGTGGCGTCCGTGGTTCCTCACGATCCAGAACGTCTTCAACGCGCACACCAAGCTCGTGTCGATCCAGCAGGAACTCGATGTCGCGCGGCGCATGCAGCAGTCGATCGTGCCGACGCGCTTTCCGTCGCGCCCCGACTTGCAGATGTTCGCGCGCATGATTCCGGCGCGCGAAGTCGGCGGCGACTTCTACGATTACTTCTGGCTGTCCGATCAGAAAATCGGCGTGGTGATCGCCGATGTGTCGGGTAAAGGCGTGCCGGCCGCGCTGTTCATGGCGGTGGCGCGCACGCTGCTGCGCGCGATCGCGCCGAGCGCGGCCAGTCCCGGCGCCTGTCTCGCGCTCGCCAACGATCTGCTCGCGCAGGACAATGAAGCGACCATGTTCGTCACGCTCTTCTATGGCATTCTGGACACCGCGACCGGCGAGCTCGACTACGCGAACGGCGGCCATAATCCGCCTTACCTGATCGCGCCGGACGGCTCAATATCGCAATTGCCGGGCACGGGCGGCATGGCGCTCGGCGTAATCGAAGGCACGCCTTTCGCCGAGGGACGCACGCATCTGGCCGCGGGCACCACGCTGCTGCTTTATACCGATGGCGTGACCGAAGCGTTCAATCCCGCCGACGAGGAATACGGCGAACTTCGTCTCGCGCAGCATCTCGCCGGCGCGAAGGGCTTGGACGTCGAAGTGCTGCTCAAGCGCCTGTTCGACAGCGTGCATCAGTTCGCCGACGGTGCGCCGCAATCGGACGACATCACCTGCCTCGCGATTCACTACGGTCCTTCCGGGTCGACGAACGTATGA
- the tssB gene encoding type VI secretion system contractile sheath small subunit, with amino-acid sequence MASDGSVAPKERVNIVYRPATGDAKAEVELPLKLLVLGDFTLRDDETPIEDMKPVNVDKDNFNEVLKGQKLSLDLAVPNRLDANADPDAQLAINLKFDSIDDFSPDAIVEKVPELRQMIALRDALKALKGPLGNIPDFRKRVQELIEDEGVRARLMSELGIEEK; translated from the coding sequence ATGGCATCTGACGGTTCAGTTGCTCCGAAGGAGCGGGTCAATATTGTGTATCGTCCGGCCACCGGAGATGCCAAGGCGGAGGTTGAACTGCCGCTCAAATTGCTCGTGCTCGGCGACTTCACCTTGCGCGACGACGAGACGCCGATCGAAGACATGAAGCCTGTCAACGTCGACAAGGACAACTTCAACGAAGTGCTCAAGGGCCAGAAGCTTTCGCTCGATCTCGCGGTGCCGAACCGTCTCGACGCGAACGCCGACCCGGACGCGCAACTCGCGATCAACCTCAAGTTCGACTCCATCGACGATTTCTCGCCCGATGCGATCGTCGAGAAAGTGCCCGAGCTGCGCCAGATGATCGCCCTGCGCGACGCGCTCAAGGCGCTCAAGGGACCGCTCGGCAACATTCCGGATTTCCGCAAGCGCGTTCAGGAACTGATTGAAGACGAAGGCGTGCGCGCGCGTCTGATGAGCGAACTCGGCATCGAGGAAAAGTGA
- the tssC gene encoding type VI secretion system contractile sheath large subunit, translating to MSDMEKQQDTAAAPEADASISLLDQLIESARIKPGDEAYSITRQGIQAFIGQLLEPQNAVERITQATVDSMIADLDQKLCAQVDAILHHADLQKMESAWRSLKFLVDRTNFRENVKIQLLSVSKGKLLEDFEDSADITKSGLYKNLYTAEYGQFGGQPFGAIVANYEFGPGTQDVKLLQSVASVSAMSHAPFIAAAGPHFFGVDTYDQLPNLKDLSSIFEGPQFVKWNAFRESEDARYVGLTLPHFLLRVPYGADTVPAKKFNYKEDVSGGNKQFLWGNAAFAFASRLTSSFADYRWCANVIGPQGGGTVGDLPVYTYESMGELQNKIPTEVLISERREFELAEQGFIALTMRKNSDNAAFFSANSAQKPKFFGNTKEGKEAELNYKLSTQLPYMFVVSRLAHYIKVIQRENIGTWKERVDLESELNTWIRQYVADMDNPAEGVRSRRPLRQAEIVVADVEGDPGWYRVDLKVRPHFKYMGASFTLSLVGKLDKK from the coding sequence ATGAGCGACATGGAAAAACAGCAGGACACCGCGGCCGCACCCGAAGCCGATGCAAGCATTTCGCTACTGGACCAGCTGATCGAATCGGCACGCATCAAGCCGGGCGACGAAGCCTATTCGATCACGCGTCAGGGCATTCAGGCGTTCATCGGCCAGTTGCTCGAACCGCAGAACGCCGTGGAGCGCATCACGCAGGCGACGGTCGACAGCATGATTGCCGACCTCGATCAGAAGCTCTGCGCACAGGTCGATGCGATCCTGCATCACGCCGACCTGCAGAAAATGGAATCGGCATGGCGTTCGCTCAAGTTCCTCGTGGACCGCACGAATTTCCGCGAGAACGTCAAGATTCAATTGCTGAGCGTGAGCAAGGGCAAGCTTCTCGAAGACTTCGAGGACTCGGCCGACATCACCAAATCCGGTCTGTACAAGAATCTGTACACGGCCGAATACGGCCAGTTCGGCGGCCAGCCGTTCGGCGCCATCGTGGCGAACTATGAGTTCGGTCCGGGTACGCAGGACGTGAAGCTGCTGCAAAGCGTGGCGAGCGTGTCGGCGATGAGCCATGCGCCGTTCATCGCGGCAGCGGGCCCGCACTTCTTCGGCGTCGATACCTACGATCAGCTTCCGAACCTCAAAGACCTCTCGTCGATTTTCGAAGGTCCGCAGTTCGTCAAGTGGAACGCCTTCCGTGAATCGGAAGACGCGCGCTATGTCGGCCTCACGCTGCCGCACTTCCTGCTGCGCGTGCCCTATGGCGCGGATACGGTCCCGGCCAAGAAGTTCAACTACAAGGAAGACGTCTCGGGCGGCAACAAGCAGTTCCTGTGGGGCAACGCGGCTTTCGCATTCGCTTCGCGCCTGACGTCGAGCTTCGCCGATTACCGCTGGTGCGCCAACGTGATCGGGCCGCAAGGCGGCGGCACGGTCGGCGATCTGCCGGTGTACACGTATGAGTCGATGGGCGAGCTGCAAAACAAGATCCCGACCGAAGTGCTCATCTCCGAGCGCCGCGAGTTCGAGCTTGCCGAGCAGGGCTTCATTGCGCTCACCATGCGCAAGAACAGCGACAACGCCGCGTTCTTCTCGGCCAATTCGGCGCAGAAGCCGAAGTTCTTCGGCAACACCAAGGAAGGCAAGGAAGCCGAGCTGAACTACAAGCTCAGCACGCAGCTACCGTACATGTTCGTGGTGAGCCGTCTCGCGCACTACATCAAGGTGATTCAGCGCGAGAACATCGGCACGTGGAAAGAGCGCGTCGATCTCGAAAGCGAACTCAATACGTGGATTCGCCAGTATGTCGCCGACATGGACAACCCGGCAGAAGGCGTGCGCAGCCGCCGTCCGCTGCGTCAGGCGGAGATCGTCGTGGCCGATGTCGAAGGCGATCCGGGCTGGTATCGCGTGGACCTGAAAGTACGTCCGCACTTCAAGTACATGGGCGCGTCGTTCACGCTGTCGCTGGTCGGCAAGCTGGACAAGAAATAA
- a CDS encoding ATP-binding protein, producing MNATDTLDTQLDANTPDIGELVNRLQALFDARSLPPMLFQSFAMAFDEVISNIAAYGCPHDPIRVHVAIGESEVRAEVVDDGVAFDPLQLPEPDVTSSLDERAIGGLGVYLVRKMMDGVEYERRDRFNRLSFWKRIA from the coding sequence ATGAACGCCACCGACACGCTCGACACGCAACTGGATGCGAACACGCCCGATATCGGCGAACTGGTGAATCGTTTGCAGGCCCTGTTCGATGCACGCAGCCTGCCGCCGATGCTGTTCCAGAGCTTTGCAATGGCGTTCGACGAAGTCATCTCGAACATCGCCGCTTACGGCTGCCCGCACGATCCGATCCGCGTTCACGTGGCGATCGGCGAAAGCGAAGTGCGCGCCGAGGTCGTCGATGACGGCGTGGCCTTCGATCCGCTCCAGTTACCCGAGCCCGACGTGACGAGCAGCCTCGACGAACGCGCGATCGGCGGTCTGGGCGTCTATCTGGTCAGAAAGATGATGGACGGCGTGGAGTACGAACGCCGCGACCGCTTCAACCGGCTGAGCTTCTGGAAGCGCATTGCGTGA
- the tssF gene encoding type VI secretion system baseplate subunit TssF, with the protein MFNRYYQDELNKLKGLAGEFARANPAIAPMLSGTSADPDVERLLEGVAFLTGLTRQKLDDEFPEFIQELTHLLFPHYLRPVPASTLISFATKGPRAQLARVAAGTELASVPVDGTTCRFRTTCDLDVEPLRIAEVNLLSHAGAAPVLMIEFEMDGGLNIAQWNGDSIRLFLNGGYVDAAKLLLLLMNHVTDVRISSGGGERLSLGAKHIRTSGFDADLLAYPNHALPGYRTIQEFFAMPEKFLFVDIVGLKRWTANAKGTSFSIVMTLDALPEWMPAIDAQSFLLNVVPAINVFAHVADPITHEHRATEYRVNPEGRDRRHFQIYSVDQVLGYQQGQARERVYQPFSMFRHDGRGAQLSYRTTLKNANVERGSDVYLSLNYPPSETPLAETLSIRVTCTNRSLPEGLKPGDINVPTSTSPDQMSFTNIRAITPAQDPPAGEELLWCLLSHVSLNLLSLASAENLRKLLGLYVFAGRQGPDMSNRRRIEGIVDMTATRETRLVGRGGMQRGQLIRIRCREDHYAGIGDLYLFGCMLERFLGDYAGINSYTRVELEDTLSGTVFKWPPRLGQQAML; encoded by the coding sequence ATGTTCAATCGATACTATCAGGATGAGCTGAACAAGCTGAAAGGCCTGGCCGGCGAGTTCGCACGCGCGAACCCGGCCATTGCCCCGATGCTCTCGGGCACGTCCGCCGATCCGGATGTCGAGCGTCTGCTCGAAGGCGTCGCGTTTCTCACGGGCCTGACGCGTCAGAAGCTCGACGACGAATTCCCCGAGTTCATTCAGGAACTCACGCATCTGCTGTTTCCGCACTATCTGCGTCCGGTGCCCGCATCGACGCTGATCAGCTTCGCAACGAAAGGCCCGCGCGCGCAACTGGCGCGTGTTGCAGCGGGCACCGAACTCGCGTCCGTGCCGGTGGACGGCACGACATGCCGCTTTCGCACCACCTGCGATCTCGATGTCGAACCGCTGCGGATCGCCGAAGTCAATCTGCTGAGCCATGCGGGCGCCGCCCCCGTGCTGATGATCGAGTTCGAGATGGACGGCGGCCTGAACATCGCGCAATGGAACGGCGATTCCATTCGCCTGTTTCTGAACGGCGGCTATGTCGATGCCGCGAAACTGCTGCTGCTGTTGATGAACCATGTCACGGACGTGCGCATTTCGAGCGGCGGCGGCGAGCGGCTTTCGCTCGGCGCGAAGCATATCCGCACCAGCGGTTTCGATGCCGATCTGCTCGCTTATCCGAACCATGCGCTGCCCGGCTATCGCACCATTCAGGAATTTTTCGCGATGCCGGAGAAGTTTCTCTTCGTCGATATCGTTGGCCTGAAGCGCTGGACGGCGAACGCGAAGGGCACGAGTTTCAGCATCGTGATGACGCTCGACGCGCTGCCCGAGTGGATGCCCGCAATCGACGCGCAGAGCTTCCTGCTCAACGTCGTGCCGGCGATCAACGTGTTCGCGCATGTCGCCGATCCGATCACGCACGAGCATCGCGCAACGGAATATCGTGTGAATCCCGAAGGCCGCGACCGCCGGCATTTCCAGATCTATTCCGTCGATCAGGTGCTGGGCTATCAGCAAGGTCAGGCGCGCGAACGCGTGTATCAGCCGTTCAGCATGTTTCGTCACGACGGACGCGGCGCGCAACTGAGCTATCGCACCACGCTCAAGAATGCGAATGTCGAGCGCGGCAGCGACGTGTATCTGTCGCTGAACTATCCGCCTTCGGAGACGCCGCTTGCGGAGACGTTGTCGATTCGCGTCACCTGTACGAATCGTTCGTTACCGGAAGGACTCAAGCCGGGCGATATCAACGTGCCGACCAGCACGTCGCCCGATCAGATGAGCTTCACCAATATCCGCGCGATCACGCCCGCGCAGGACCCGCCCGCAGGCGAGGAACTGCTGTGGTGCCTGCTCTCGCATGTGTCGCTGAATCTGCTGTCGCTGGCGAGCGCCGAGAATCTGCGCAAGCTGCTCGGCCTGTATGTGTTCGCGGGCAGGCAGGGGCCGGACATGTCGAACCGGCGCCGTATCGAAGGCATCGTCGATATGACGGCCACGCGCGAAACGCGCCTCGTGGGACGCGGCGGCATGCAGCGCGGCCAGTTGATCCGTATTCGTTGTCGTGAGGACCATTACGCCGGGATCGGCGATCTGTATCTCTTCGGCTGCATGCTCGAGCGATTTCTCGGCGATTACGCCGGCATCAATTCCTATACGCGCGTCGAGCTCGAAGACACGCTTTCAGGCACCGTATTCAAATGGCCTCCGAGACTCGGGCAACAAGCGATGCTGTAA
- a CDS encoding Hcp family type VI secretion system effector, which produces MPMPCYLTLEGQNQGKIEGSTKVQGHEGKILVQAVDHTIEIPKSPQTGLPTGKRVHLPMTLTKEIDKSSPKLFQALTSGEQMKDVTLEFYRISPKGTEEKYYTVKLSNAILTNMQSWTPNCLSPENKQMGHMEDISFTYEKITWTFDPDGIEAEDSWLAPKS; this is translated from the coding sequence ATGCCGATGCCGTGCTACCTCACGCTCGAAGGCCAGAATCAAGGCAAGATCGAAGGCTCGACCAAGGTTCAGGGTCATGAAGGGAAGATTCTCGTCCAGGCCGTCGATCACACCATCGAAATTCCGAAGAGCCCGCAAACGGGCCTGCCCACCGGCAAGCGCGTGCATCTGCCGATGACGCTGACCAAGGAAATCGACAAGTCGTCGCCGAAGCTGTTTCAGGCGCTGACGTCGGGCGAGCAGATGAAGGACGTGACGCTCGAGTTCTATCGCATTTCGCCGAAGGGCACGGAAGAGAAGTACTACACCGTGAAGCTGTCGAACGCGATCCTGACCAACATGCAGTCGTGGACGCCGAACTGCCTGTCGCCGGAAAACAAGCAGATGGGTCACATGGAAGATATCTCGTTCACGTACGAGAAGATCACCTGGACGTTCGATCCGGACGGCATCGAAGCAGAAGATTCGTGGCTCGCCCCGAAGTCCTGA
- the tssE gene encoding type VI secretion system baseplate subunit TssE yields MRERRLLERIASWGAQERRTNETQVDVLVHSVMSHLSRLLNTRQGSVQIDPLFGVPDFTNLAGTTAMGSTREIEEEIRRMVLRYEPRIKSPRVTLNREKTDVLAIRFALEGALEVDDREIPLRISTTVGANGRVSVD; encoded by the coding sequence GTGAGAGAGCGCCGGTTGCTGGAACGAATCGCGAGTTGGGGTGCGCAAGAACGCCGCACCAACGAGACGCAGGTGGATGTGCTCGTTCACTCGGTGATGAGTCACCTGAGCCGGTTGCTCAATACACGGCAGGGCAGCGTGCAGATCGATCCGCTTTTCGGCGTGCCCGATTTCACCAACCTGGCCGGCACCACCGCGATGGGTTCCACGCGAGAGATCGAAGAAGAGATTCGCCGCATGGTCCTGCGTTACGAACCCCGCATCAAGTCGCCGCGCGTCACGCTCAATCGCGAGAAGACGGACGTGCTGGCGATCCGCTTCGCGCTCGAAGGCGCGCTCGAAGTGGATGACCGCGAAATTCCCCTGCGTATTTCGACGACCGTAGGCGCCAACGGCCGCGTCAGCGTCGACTGA
- the tssG gene encoding type VI secretion system baseplate subunit TssG, with product MASETRATSDAVKALLLTNGEKYSYFQAIRLLRLYDRHTGLNQENLRVRPRLGLGFPENDIDRIEAMPAGGYRITANFFGLYGVASPLPTYYTEDLFEEERDGHHVTRDFLDIVHHALYPLLFDAWAKYRVEQRIVEDRHEASLNQLYAFVGLHDADLRADLLPGSAELLRYAGLFNQRPHSALGLKTLLADAFAPAQVEVVCGVMRAVPIPGDQRWQLGLGQSRLGEDAWLGSEIDDYQSTIRLEFADVPQALFHQMLPGGSAHARLRFFTRFYLTDPLDVEVALQLRHDEAGAARTGRGAWSRLGFDTWLNPGEAALPTRVQYAL from the coding sequence ATGGCCTCCGAGACTCGGGCAACAAGCGATGCTGTAAAGGCGCTGCTGCTCACCAACGGTGAGAAGTATTCGTACTTTCAGGCCATCCGCTTGCTGCGTCTTTACGACCGGCACACGGGCCTGAATCAGGAGAATCTGCGCGTTCGTCCGCGGCTCGGGTTGGGCTTTCCCGAGAACGATATCGACCGCATCGAGGCGATGCCCGCGGGCGGCTATCGCATCACGGCGAACTTTTTCGGCCTGTACGGCGTGGCCTCGCCGCTGCCGACGTATTACACCGAAGACCTGTTCGAAGAGGAGCGCGACGGCCATCACGTCACGCGCGATTTCCTCGACATCGTTCATCACGCGCTGTATCCGCTGCTGTTCGACGCATGGGCGAAGTATCGGGTCGAACAGCGCATCGTCGAGGACCGGCACGAGGCATCGCTCAATCAGCTGTATGCGTTCGTCGGCCTGCACGATGCCGACCTGCGCGCCGACCTTCTGCCGGGCAGCGCCGAACTGCTGCGTTATGCGGGGCTTTTCAATCAGCGTCCGCATTCGGCGCTCGGCCTCAAGACCTTGCTCGCCGACGCCTTCGCGCCCGCGCAGGTCGAGGTCGTGTGCGGCGTGATGCGCGCGGTGCCGATTCCCGGCGATCAACGTTGGCAACTCGGCCTCGGGCAGAGCCGGCTCGGCGAAGACGCATGGCTCGGCAGCGAGATCGACGATTACCAGAGCACCATCCGGCTCGAATTCGCCGATGTGCCGCAAGCCCTGTTTCATCAGATGCTGCCGGGCGGAAGCGCCCATGCGCGTCTGCGTTTCTTCACGCGTTTCTATCTGACCGATCCGCTGGATGTCGAAGTGGCACTGCAACTGCGTCACGACGAAGCCGGCGCGGCGCGCACGGGTCGCGGCGCGTGGTCGCGTCTTGGCTTCGACACCTGGCTCAATCCCGGCGAAGCGGCATTGCCGACGCGGGTTCAATACGCTCTCTAA
- a CDS encoding STAS domain-containing protein: protein MNINETREGEVLIIAVDGRIDSTTCKLLEDVLPERVQAAPRVLLDLSDVQYVSSAGLRVMLKAAKIVRSTGHDLVLAGLVPQVHEVFQVIGFDSLFRILPDRAAGLAALGG, encoded by the coding sequence ATGAATATCAACGAAACCCGTGAAGGCGAAGTGCTGATCATCGCCGTGGATGGACGCATCGACAGTACGACCTGCAAGCTGCTCGAAGACGTTTTGCCGGAGCGCGTGCAGGCCGCGCCGCGCGTGCTGCTCGATCTGAGCGATGTGCAATACGTGAGTTCCGCCGGGCTGCGCGTGATGCTGAAGGCCGCGAAGATCGTGCGCAGCACGGGCCATGACCTCGTGCTGGCCGGGCTCGTGCCGCAGGTTCACGAAGTCTTTCAGGTAATCGGTTTCGATTCCTTGTTCCGAATTCTTCCCGATCGCGCGGCCGGACTGGCGGCGCTTGGCGGCTGA
- a CDS encoding Hcp family type VI secretion system effector has product MPMPCYLSLEGQNQGKIEGSTKVQGHEGKILVQAVDHTIEIPKSPQTGLPTGKRVHQAMTLSKEIDKSSPKLYQALTSGEQMKTVSLEFYRISPKGTEEKYYTVNLSNAILTNMKSWTPNCLSPDNRQMGHMEDVSFTYEKITWTYEPDGIEAEDSWLAPKS; this is encoded by the coding sequence ATGCCGATGCCGTGCTACCTCTCGCTCGAAGGCCAAAACCAAGGCAAGATCGAAGGCTCGACCAAGGTTCAGGGTCATGAAGGAAAGATCCTCGTTCAGGCTGTCGATCACACGATCGAAATCCCGAAGAGCCCGCAAACGGGCCTGCCCACCGGCAAGCGCGTGCATCAGGCGATGACGCTCAGCAAGGAAATCGACAAGTCGTCGCCGAAGCTGTATCAGGCGCTGACCTCCGGCGAACAGATGAAGACCGTGTCGCTCGAGTTCTACCGCATTTCGCCCAAGGGCACGGAAGAGAAGTACTACACCGTGAATCTGTCGAACGCGATTCTGACCAACATGAAGTCGTGGACGCCGAATTGCCTCTCGCCCGACAACCGTCAGATGGGCCACATGGAAGACGTGTCCTTCACGTACGAGAAGATCACGTGGACGTACGAGCCGGACGGCATCGAAGCCGAAGACTCGTGGCTCGCGCCGAAGTCCTGA